The genome window TCGGATACGTCAATCACTTTCCCGCGCCCGTCCTGAAGAATTACATTTTTCAAATGAATATCACGGGGGTTCAGCCCGCGGCTGCGAACGGCTTCTCGCGCTGCGTCCACATCGAGCATCACCTGCTCGGGGACGGGGATTCCTTTTTCCAGACATTCCAGCAGGGTATCTCCGGGTTCAAAACTAATTACGAGAACATTTCGGCCGCTGCCGTAATAGGTAGGGAAATATGGCAGACCTTTGAGTTGTTCGTATACCTGCTTTTCATTTTCGAGTTTGTCCAAGGCATGATCCGAGTACATCTTGAAGGCATACTGCGGCAAACCGTCATACGTAAATACAGCCGCATCCGTACCTGTGCCAATGCAATTCAATCCTTCTACATCGCCGATGATGTTCACGAGCTCATTCCGGTCGCTTCCGATGACTTGGATCTGTTGTAATGCTTCTTCCGCCTGGAACCAATCCGGTCGATTCATGGGTGGTGCCTCCTTTTTGGATATGCCTGTACAGAATCTACGCATAAGTTAT of Paenibacillus sp. FSL R5-0517 contains these proteins:
- a CDS encoding serine/threonine protein kinase gives rise to the protein MNRPDWFQAEEALQQIQVIGSDRNELVNIIGDVEGLNCIGTGTDAAVFTYDGLPQYAFKMYSDHALDKLENEKQVYEQLKGLPYFPTYYGSGRNVLVISFEPGDTLLECLEKGIPVPEQVMLDVDAAREAVRSRGLNPRDIHLKNVILQDGRGKVIDVSEYIQDGNDNRWEHLVWAYHNIYPRIKGTPISPRMLQTIKWGYNQLDHANVKMDDLSKKANRLFSRFMK